aagataTTCTGCTGTGTGGGGAGAGCGGGTTTTATTTACAGACCATATTACAGTTCATATTTTCAATTGAGTTCCTATGCTTACACCATCCACCATCTCATGTGAAACTAAAACATACAGAGGAGCTATTCCATTTTGCCAGCAGAGGGGACCATAAGAATCTCTtataagtaaaggaaaaaaatgaaaagaggacCCATATTTTCTCTTTCAGGAAAAGTCCAGTCATTAATGTAGATTCAGATTCTTGATGGCAGGAGCAATATGTGTGCATCATTGAAACTATTTTCACAAAATTCATCACTCCCCTCAGTTTTCATATACATTTTTCATTCAGTGATATATTCctacaaaaggaaaggaaaaaacaacaacaacaaaaacaactggagttttaaaataaaggtctgtcatctctttctgttttgttttgtttttaatattgctTACTACTGTTATTAGAGGAACACATTTCCTTAGTGATTATGATCTATGCTACTGCCAGGCTGTTTCAGATGGTTGGGTAGAAAGTGATTTGGGTGGTCAGCCTGTTCTCACACTCCTTTTCTTCCTTGAACAGTAAGGATTTCTCATGCCGGAATATCTCCCCAATACTAAGCAACCTTTCAGACTCAGGGGGGACCCTGTGCCGGAGGTAGCGGGCATTTCTGGCCTTTGCAAACAACTCTAAGTAGGTTGACTTTGTGGCCTCTGCTTTGACATTTCCAGTAAAGGAACATCCCATGGGATTTGGGGGGATTTCTATCTGAGTGTCCTGGTCTGACTGTAGGTTGCCATATGTTGATCTGGTTTCATCAGCGGGACTGGAGCCAGACCATTGGTCTAGGATGCTGGTGGAGTTTTCTTGATTTTGACCTAGGATTGAGATGCCCTTGCTGGAGTCCATGCCCTTAGGTGGGTTTATAAAATCTTTCTCTTGGGCTTGTGGCTTCTCTTCAGTGAAGCGGGTGGGTCTGTAATTTTGAGATAGTGACTGCTCACTGCTTCTCATAGGGTCTTTGAGGCCAATGTAATGGAGAGGAGCCATCTTGGACTTGGTTTTATACATTTCCTGGGGCATACTGGTTGCCAATGCTCTGGGAAAGgagataaaaagaagaaagatctttgAAAGCCAGTGGAGGGGCTCATATTTAGATCTTTCAAGCTGTTAGACCACAAATCCCTTCAGTGTGGTATCAACTAAAGTAGTAA
This DNA window, taken from Elephas maximus indicus isolate mEleMax1 chromosome 3, mEleMax1 primary haplotype, whole genome shotgun sequence, encodes the following:
- the CCDC190 gene encoding coiled-coil domain-containing protein 190, whose amino-acid sequence is MKRMERHMVRGPMHKHFDLEKRTTKQAEARLSQSLQRLEDIRLYHLKLLTREQRQLQKDLQRLQQDIIKKKFSSYFANGIQERPEDVLMLSPQRGQKHRAPQPNKFRALATSMPQEMYKTKSKMAPLHYIGLKDPMRSSEQSLSQNYRPTRFTEEKPQAQEKDFINPPKGMDSSKGISILGQNQENSTSILDQWSGSSPADETRSTYGNLQSDQDTQIEIPPNPMGCSFTGNVKAEATKSTYLELFAKARNARYLRHRVPPESERLLSIGEIFRHEKSLLFKEEKECENRLTTQITFYPTI